Proteins encoded by one window of Erythrobacter sp.:
- a CDS encoding endo-1,4-beta-xylanase, which translates to MLENEVSLIDGPKSGWSRRETLAGMIALGASACAGDGTANPPPTAGPVPSPTGGTSAIPVPSLDTLARRSGRKFGSSVGSIARTTDAASVQNPQYTRILSGEGSVVVAENEMKWQALRPDPASYDFERFDAIVAWAQANNQAVRGHTLLWHRPRWFPEWLNNYDYGANPVQEAERLLTEHIRTVTARYRGVIHSYDVVNEAIDHDTNGTIETSMSRAMGSPEAVLDLAFHTAREAVPGVQLVYNDYMSWEPAHRAHCRDVLRLLEGFRARNVPVDALGIQSHIEMFAIDPATGVGPYAEREWRAFLDEVVAMGYDLVITEFDVKDKALPADIATRDAAVADYTRRYFDVMLEYPQLGDIMAWGMVDKFSWLQGFAPRDDGQEVRCCPYDSAYRAKPLRTALAESFAQAAA; encoded by the coding sequence ATGCTGGAGAATGAAGTGAGCCTTATCGACGGCCCGAAAAGCGGATGGTCGCGCCGCGAGACCCTCGCCGGGATGATTGCCCTTGGGGCTAGCGCCTGCGCGGGGGACGGAACGGCCAATCCGCCACCCACTGCAGGGCCGGTGCCTTCGCCGACTGGGGGGACAAGCGCGATTCCCGTACCCTCGCTCGATACTTTGGCGCGGCGATCGGGCCGCAAGTTTGGCAGTTCGGTGGGCTCCATCGCGCGAACCACGGACGCGGCCTCGGTGCAAAACCCGCAGTACACGCGCATCCTCAGCGGCGAGGGCAGCGTGGTGGTGGCCGAGAACGAGATGAAGTGGCAGGCGCTGCGGCCCGATCCGGCCAGCTACGATTTCGAGCGCTTCGATGCGATCGTCGCCTGGGCGCAGGCGAATAACCAGGCGGTGCGCGGCCATACCCTGCTGTGGCACCGCCCGCGCTGGTTTCCCGAATGGCTCAACAATTACGATTACGGCGCCAATCCCGTTCAGGAGGCCGAGCGGCTGCTGACAGAGCACATCCGCACTGTCACCGCGCGCTATCGCGGGGTCATCCATAGCTACGACGTCGTCAACGAAGCCATCGATCACGATACCAATGGCACCATCGAAACCAGCATGAGCCGGGCAATGGGCAGTCCGGAGGCGGTGCTCGATCTCGCCTTCCACACCGCGCGCGAAGCGGTGCCGGGCGTACAACTGGTCTACAACGACTACATGAGCTGGGAACCTGCGCACCGGGCGCATTGCCGCGATGTGCTGCGGCTGCTCGAAGGATTCCGCGCGCGCAATGTCCCGGTCGATGCGCTCGGCATCCAGTCGCATATCGAGATGTTCGCCATCGATCCGGCCACCGGGGTCGGCCCCTATGCCGAGCGTGAGTGGCGGGCGTTCCTCGATGAAGTGGTGGCTATGGGCTACGATCTGGTGATCACCGAGTTCGACGTGAAGGACAAGGCGCTCCCCGCCGATATTGCCACGCGCGATGCCGCCGTGGCCGATTACACCCGGCGCTATTTCGATGTGATGCTGGAATACCCGCAGCTCGGCGACATCATGGCCTGGGGTATGGTCGACAAGTTCAGCTGGCTGCAGGGCTTCGCTCCGCGCGATGACGGACAGGAAGTGCGCTGCTGTCCCTACGATTCCGCTTACC